One part of the Magallana gigas chromosome 5, xbMagGiga1.1, whole genome shotgun sequence genome encodes these proteins:
- the LOC105337672 gene encoding nmrA-like family domain-containing protein 1 isoform X1, with the protein MFRLDWFRKDPSEKYRMGCGSSFDASDGPRTVVVFGSTGLLGGAIARRLLQEPFLYKVRCVTRRSSGEKARELAEHGAVIVNADLGETKSLEKALEGADIMFLTTHYWEEKNKEKEVIKGLNAIDAAIQCGVKHIIFNGSENVKKIIGKECNHLDSKSAIEEYIREVDNPSVDVTGINNSLPEITTNDIGNTTGINFTILRLPFWLENFYSVFKPHKLKHAVYAVALPLEGSELDVMSVEDVGEIVASILRRPRQYYGKTLNLSVESLSMENIVDTFNRHFDNRKFTDPKIRIKDMEKFQFPGSKDLAAMFEFYQSGQAVRDIKLTRKLNPHALTFDRWLSENRDKVEEALREAN; encoded by the exons ATGTTCAGACTGGATTGGTTCAGAAAGGATCCATCAGAGAAGTATAG AATGGGCTGTGGTTCTAGCTTTGACGCCTCCGATGGTCCTCGAACTGTGGTTGTGTTTGGTTCCACGGGACTACTAGGGGGTGCTATAGCCCGCCGGCTACTCCAAGAACCTTTCTTATATAAAGTCCGATGTGTTACGAGGAGATCGTCTGGTGAAAAAGCTCGGGAGCTTGCCGAGCATG GGGCTGTAATTGTTAACGCTGATCTCGGTGAAACCAAGAGCTTGGAGAAGGCACTAGAGGGCGCTGACATCATGTTCTTGACGACCCATTATTGGGaggaaaaaaacaaagaaaaggaGGTCATTAAG GGCCTGAACGCCATTGATGCTGCCATTCAGTGCGGGGTCAAGCACATCATTTTTAATGGTTCAGAAAACGTCAAAAAGATAATCGGAAAAGAATGTAACCATCTCGACTCAAAGTCCGCCATTGAAGAATACATCCGCGAAGtgg ACAACCCTTCCGTGGACGTGACGGGTATAAATAACTCGCTGCCGG AGATAACAACAAATGATATAG GTAACACAACAG gtataaattttacaatcttACGTCTCCCCTTTTGGTTGGAAAACTTTTATTCAGTCTTCAAGCCGCACAAGCTAAAACACGCGGTTTACGCCGTGG CCTTACCTCTAGAAGGCTCTGAGCTTGACGTAATGTCAGTCGAAGATGTAGGTGAAATCGTTGCATCCATTCTAAGGCGACCTCGTCAGTATTACGGCAAAACGCTGAATTTGTCCGTGGAGTCTTTGTCCATGGAAAACATTGTCGATACTTTTAATCGACATTTCGACAATCGAAAATTTACCGATCCAAAG ATTAGAATCAAAGATatggaaaaatttcaatttccaGGCTCGAAAGATTTAGCGgcaatgtttgaattttatcaaagtGGACAGGCAGTGAGGGACATTAAATTAACTAGAAAGTTAAATCCTCACGCACTGACGTTTGATAGATGGTTGTCCGAAAACAGGGACAAAGTCGAGGAGGCTCTACGAGAAGCGAATTAG
- the LOC105337672 gene encoding nmrA-like family domain-containing protein 1 isoform X7, whose amino-acid sequence MGCGSSFDASDGPRTVVVFGSTGLLGGAIARRLLQEPFLYKVRCVTRRSSGEKARELAEHGAVIVNADLGETKSLEKALEGADIMFLTTHYWEEKNKEKEVIKGLNAIDAAIQCGVKHIIFNGSENVKKIIGKECNHLDSKSAIEEYIREVDNPSVDVTGINNSLPEITTNDIGNTTGINFTILRLPFWLENFYSVFKPHKLKHAVYAVALPLEGSELDVMSVEDVGEIVASILRRPRQYYGKTLNLSVESLSMENIVDTFNRHFDNRKFTDPKIRIKDMEKFQFPGSKDLAAMFEFYQSGQAVRDIKLTRKLNPHALTFDRWLSENRDKVEEALREAN is encoded by the exons ATGGGCTGTGGTTCTAGCTTTGACGCCTCCGATGGTCCTCGAACTGTGGTTGTGTTTGGTTCCACGGGACTACTAGGGGGTGCTATAGCCCGCCGGCTACTCCAAGAACCTTTCTTATATAAAGTCCGATGTGTTACGAGGAGATCGTCTGGTGAAAAAGCTCGGGAGCTTGCCGAGCATG GGGCTGTAATTGTTAACGCTGATCTCGGTGAAACCAAGAGCTTGGAGAAGGCACTAGAGGGCGCTGACATCATGTTCTTGACGACCCATTATTGGGaggaaaaaaacaaagaaaaggaGGTCATTAAG GGCCTGAACGCCATTGATGCTGCCATTCAGTGCGGGGTCAAGCACATCATTTTTAATGGTTCAGAAAACGTCAAAAAGATAATCGGAAAAGAATGTAACCATCTCGACTCAAAGTCCGCCATTGAAGAATACATCCGCGAAGtgg ACAACCCTTCCGTGGACGTGACGGGTATAAATAACTCGCTGCCGG AGATAACAACAAATGATATAG GTAACACAACAG gtataaattttacaatcttACGTCTCCCCTTTTGGTTGGAAAACTTTTATTCAGTCTTCAAGCCGCACAAGCTAAAACACGCGGTTTACGCCGTGG CCTTACCTCTAGAAGGCTCTGAGCTTGACGTAATGTCAGTCGAAGATGTAGGTGAAATCGTTGCATCCATTCTAAGGCGACCTCGTCAGTATTACGGCAAAACGCTGAATTTGTCCGTGGAGTCTTTGTCCATGGAAAACATTGTCGATACTTTTAATCGACATTTCGACAATCGAAAATTTACCGATCCAAAG ATTAGAATCAAAGATatggaaaaatttcaatttccaGGCTCGAAAGATTTAGCGgcaatgtttgaattttatcaaagtGGACAGGCAGTGAGGGACATTAAATTAACTAGAAAGTTAAATCCTCACGCACTGACGTTTGATAGATGGTTGTCCGAAAACAGGGACAAAGTCGAGGAGGCTCTACGAGAAGCGAATTAG